The following are encoded together in the Bombus affinis isolate iyBomAffi1 chromosome 6, iyBomAffi1.2, whole genome shotgun sequence genome:
- the LOC126917520 gene encoding chitobiosyldiphosphodolichol beta-mannosyltransferase isoform X1 has translation MWSVYLLFAIFPILFLIRQLCLNLYKEHKNVCIVVLGDLGRSPRMQYHAMSFAKEGYTVDFIGYPGSLPLKEIRENSSIHIYYLHPPPDIEDRLSRLPYYVVKTIWQTSNLIWILFTKHISNYILIQNPPAIPTILVCWFYSMVVDSKFIIDWHNYAHTLMALTLKNDHLLVKFAKAIETYFGSKAHYNFCVSQAMKEDLQLKWGIKAEVLYDRPSNEFQPISLTEKHTFLLKLSEKYNVLRGSEENSTVFTKYVENEAQLYPKRPGFIISSTSWTEDEDFSILLNALQEYENAFEQDICKLPDLICMITGKGPLKEFYMAIIKLKNWKHVIIMTPWLESEDYPKMLASADLGICLHISSSGLDLPMKIIDMFGCELPVCAYNFKCLSELVKHKENGMIFSNDKELAEQLKSWFEDFPNNGIQHQLDIKFREELHKFQKNRWHGNWSSIALPYFNQ, from the exons ATGTGGAGTGTTTATTTACTATTTGCAATTTTTCCAATTCTGTTTTTAATTAGACAATTATGTTTAAATCTATATAAAGAACATAAAAATGTTTGTATTGTTGTTCTTGGAGATTTGGGTAGGAGTCCTAGAATGCAATACCATGCGATGTCATTTGCAAAAGAAGGTTACACAGTGGATTTTATAGGTTATCCCGGTTCATTACCTTTAAAAGAAATAAGAGAAAATTCttctatacatatttattaCCTTCATCCTCCCCCAGATATAGAAGATA GATTGTCTCGTTTACCTTATTATGTAGTAAAAACGATATGGCAAACATCTAACCTTATATGGATATTATTCActaaacatatatcaaattacATATTAATACAAAATCCACCGGCAATACCAACGATTCTAGTTTGTTGGTTTTATTCCATGGTTGTTgattcaaaatttattattgaTTGGCATAATTATGCACATACTCTTATGGCATTAACACTAAAAAATGACCATTTACTTGTAAAATTTGCAAAAGCAATTGAAACATATTTTGGTTCTAAGGCACATTATAATTTTTGTGTGTCTCAAGCAATGAAGGAAGATTTACAATTGAAATGGGGCATCAA aGCTGAGGTATTATATGATCGACCATCAAATGAATTTCAGCCTATATCATTAACAGAAaaacatacatttttattaaaattaagtgaaaaatataatgtattaaGAGGTTCTGAAGAGAACTCAACTGTATTTACGAAATATGTAGAAAATGAAGCACAATTGTACCCTAAAAGGCCTGGGTTTATTATATCAAGTACAAGTTGGACGGAAGATGAAGATTTTTCAATATTGTTAAATGCATTACAGG aatatgaaaatgcaTTTGAACAAGATATTTGTAAACTACCAGATTTGATTTGTATGATAACTGGTAAAGGTCCTTTGAAAGAATTTTATATGGCTATTATAAAACTAAAGAATTGGAAACATGTCATAATCATGACACCATGGCTTGAAAGTGAAGACTATCCTAAAATGTTAG CCAGTGCGGATTTAGGCATTTGTCTCCACATATCATCTAGTGGATTGGACTTACCTATGAAAATTATTGATATGTTTGGTTGTGAACTTCCAGTTTGTGCATATAACTTCAAATG TTTATCAGAACTTGTTAAACACAAGGAAAATGGAATGATTTTTTCGAATGACAAAGAACTAGCAGAACAATTGAAATCATGGTTTGAAGATTTTCCTAATAACGGTATTCAACACCAATTGGATATAAAATTTCGAGAGGAGTtacataaatttcaaaaaaatcGGTGGCATGGTAACTGGTCTTCTATTGCCTTACCTTATTTTAATCAATAA
- the LOC126917525 gene encoding gamma-glutamyl hydrolase A-like, with amino-acid sequence MLILLVPFINFALTILQSTTVLGQSDESSTVNNRPIIGILAQEKFSSNKSYIAASYVKFIEGAGARVVPLWIGRGECYYEDILSKINGVLWPGGSASFTSNKGYADAGYKIYKIAKRMNNNGDYFPILGICLGFELLTYVVAERVLHRAHCNAQSLPLELEFTPGYRRSRMFSNISDNVEDILRTKKVTSNQHQYCVTKRGLQRAGISNKFRILSLNHDLDGFEFISSLEHITYPFYGLQFHPEKNLYEWIIGKKIPHGKNAIEISQYFANFFVNEARKNRHKFENSKEEAQTLIYNYSPTYTALGNSIFMQSYIFDSADTVMIY; translated from the exons ATGTTGATATTGTTGGTACCGTTTATTAATTTTGCACTTACTATTTTACAATCTACGACAGTTCTAGGGCAGTCTGATGAAAGTTCTACAGTAAACAACAGACCAATAATTG GTATTTTAGCACAAGAGAAGTTTTCAAGCAATAAAAGTTATATTGCTGCCTCCtatgtaaaatttattgaaGGAGCTGGCGCCAGAGTGGTTCCACTTTG GATTGGAAGGGGTGAATGCTATTATGAAGATattttatctaaaataaatgG AGTTCTATGGCCTGGTGGATCTGCGTCTTTCACTAGTAATAAGGGGTATGCAGATGCAGGATATAAGATTTAcaa AATTGCAAAAAGAATGAATAACAATGGAGATTATTTTCCAATACTTGGAATATGTTTAGGATTTGAGTTGTTAACATATGTTGTCGCTGAACGTGTCCTTCACAGGGCACACTGCAATGCACAGAGTCTACCACTCGAGTTGGAATTTACACCAG gTTACAGAAGAAGTAGGATGTTTTCTAACATTTCAGATAATGTTGAAGACATATTGAGAACTAAGAAAGTGACATCAAACCAGCACCAATATTGTGTTACGAAAAGG GGTTTACAACGTGCTGGTATAAGCAATAAATTTCGAATATTGTCTTTGAATCATGATTTAGACGGTTTTGAATTCATTTCTTCGTTGGAACACATCACTTATCCTTTTTATGGCTTGCAATTTCATCCAGAGAAAAATTTATACGAATGGATAATCGGGAAAAAAATTCCACATGGAAAAAATGCTATTGAAATCTCACAATATTTTGCTAATTTTTTTGTTAACGAAG CGCGTAAGAATCGTCATAAATTTGAAAACAGTAAGGAAGAAGCTCAGACGTTGATTTATAACTACTCACCAACTTACACTGCATTGGGTAACTCTATATTCATGCAATCTTACATATTTGATTCAGCAGATACAGTAATGATCTATTGA
- the LOC126917520 gene encoding chitobiosyldiphosphodolichol beta-mannosyltransferase isoform X2, with protein MDKKRGLSRLPYYVVKTIWQTSNLIWILFTKHISNYILIQNPPAIPTILVCWFYSMVVDSKFIIDWHNYAHTLMALTLKNDHLLVKFAKAIETYFGSKAHYNFCVSQAMKEDLQLKWGIKAEVLYDRPSNEFQPISLTEKHTFLLKLSEKYNVLRGSEENSTVFTKYVENEAQLYPKRPGFIISSTSWTEDEDFSILLNALQEYENAFEQDICKLPDLICMITGKGPLKEFYMAIIKLKNWKHVIIMTPWLESEDYPKMLASADLGICLHISSSGLDLPMKIIDMFGCELPVCAYNFKCLSELVKHKENGMIFSNDKELAEQLKSWFEDFPNNGIQHQLDIKFREELHKFQKNRWHGNWSSIALPYFNQ; from the exons ATGGATAAAAAACGTG GATTGTCTCGTTTACCTTATTATGTAGTAAAAACGATATGGCAAACATCTAACCTTATATGGATATTATTCActaaacatatatcaaattacATATTAATACAAAATCCACCGGCAATACCAACGATTCTAGTTTGTTGGTTTTATTCCATGGTTGTTgattcaaaatttattattgaTTGGCATAATTATGCACATACTCTTATGGCATTAACACTAAAAAATGACCATTTACTTGTAAAATTTGCAAAAGCAATTGAAACATATTTTGGTTCTAAGGCACATTATAATTTTTGTGTGTCTCAAGCAATGAAGGAAGATTTACAATTGAAATGGGGCATCAA aGCTGAGGTATTATATGATCGACCATCAAATGAATTTCAGCCTATATCATTAACAGAAaaacatacatttttattaaaattaagtgaaaaatataatgtattaaGAGGTTCTGAAGAGAACTCAACTGTATTTACGAAATATGTAGAAAATGAAGCACAATTGTACCCTAAAAGGCCTGGGTTTATTATATCAAGTACAAGTTGGACGGAAGATGAAGATTTTTCAATATTGTTAAATGCATTACAGG aatatgaaaatgcaTTTGAACAAGATATTTGTAAACTACCAGATTTGATTTGTATGATAACTGGTAAAGGTCCTTTGAAAGAATTTTATATGGCTATTATAAAACTAAAGAATTGGAAACATGTCATAATCATGACACCATGGCTTGAAAGTGAAGACTATCCTAAAATGTTAG CCAGTGCGGATTTAGGCATTTGTCTCCACATATCATCTAGTGGATTGGACTTACCTATGAAAATTATTGATATGTTTGGTTGTGAACTTCCAGTTTGTGCATATAACTTCAAATG TTTATCAGAACTTGTTAAACACAAGGAAAATGGAATGATTTTTTCGAATGACAAAGAACTAGCAGAACAATTGAAATCATGGTTTGAAGATTTTCCTAATAACGGTATTCAACACCAATTGGATATAAAATTTCGAGAGGAGTtacataaatttcaaaaaaatcGGTGGCATGGTAACTGGTCTTCTATTGCCTTACCTTATTTTAATCAATAA
- the LOC126917532 gene encoding NHP2-like protein 1: MGDEVNPKAYPLADATLTSKILNLVQQAMNYKQLRKGANEATKTLNRGLSEFIVMAADAEPLEILLHLPLLCEDKNVPYVFVRSKQALGRACGVSRPVVACSVTVNEGSQLKPQIQAIQQEIERLLV, translated from the exons ATG GGAGATGAAGTTAACCCTAAAGCATATCCTTTAGCAGACGCTACTTTGACTtcaaaaattttgaatttagTGCAACAAGCCATGAATTATAAACAATTAAGGAAAGGAGCTAATGAAGCAACAAAAACATTAAATCGTGGCTTATCAGAATTTATCGTAATGGCTGCAGATGCAGAACCTCTAGAAATTTTGCTGCATTTGCCATTATTGTGCGAAGATAAAAATGTACCATATGTATTTGTTAGAAGCAAACAAGCTCTAGGTCGTGCTTGTGGTGTATCTAGGCCtgttgttgcttgctctgtgaCAGTTAATGAAGGATCGCAATTAAAACCACAGATTCAGGCTATACAACAAGAGATTGAACGTCTCTTAGTTTAA